Genomic window (Microbacterium oxydans):
GTCGACCTGCACGGCGCCGCCGATGCCGACGTCGAGCGCCGGATGATCGAGCGCGGCTGGCGCACGGGCGGGCATCACCTCGGGTTCCGGATGGTGGCGCGGGGACGGCTCGACTCCTTCTCCCTGCTGCGGTCGGTCAGCGCGGGGCTGAGCACGATCGACGGTGAGGCTCATGCGACGACGGCCGGTCGAGGACTGAGCGGATGGCTGACCTTCCCGGAGGCTCCGGACCCCGACCGCGTGGAGCGGGCCGTCGCGTCGCTGCGGGAGCTCCACCTCGGCGTGCTGCGCGACTTCGCCGTCGCGACCGGCGTCGGCTCCCTGCAGGGTGGGCCGGAGGGCCTCGCCACGACGCTGGATGAGGCGGGAGACGCGGCGCGCATCGCGGCGTCGCGCTCGGCGACGGGATGGTTCGTCCGGGTCGACAGCCTCGGGCTGGAGCAGCTGCTGCTCGCCTGGACCGGCAACGACACGTTCGTACCGGCGGCCGAGTCCCTTCTCGCTCCGTTGCGGGAGGGCGGGGGCGAGCTGCTCACCACGCTCTCGGCGTATCTCGACCACGAGTCGGGCATCGCCGCGACGGCGACGGCCCTCGGGCTGCACCGCAACACCGTGACCCTGCGGATCCGCCGGGTGCAGGAGCTTCTCGGGATCGACATGACCGACCCCGAAGCGCGTCTTGCGCTGCACCTCGCGTGTCGTGCCGTGCAGCCGCGCTGAGCCCGAGTCGGACCCCGCTCACTCCTCCGGGTCGCCGTGCAGCATCCACGGGATGCCGAACCGGTCGATGAGCATGCCGAAGAGCCCGCCCCACGGCGGAACGTCGAGCGGCATCGTGATCGTCGCGCCGTCGGACAGCCTGTCCCACACGGCACGGGTGGTGTCCTGCGTGTTGCCGCTCAGCGACACCGAGAAACCCTGCGGCTTCTCATACGGCATCCCGTCGGGGGAGTCGGACCCCATCAGCACCAGCCCGTCCGGGGTGTTGAGCTGGGCATGCATGACGAGGTCCTTCTGGCTGGGATCCTGCACCATGTCGGGGAAGTCCCCGAAGACGCTGATGTCGAGGTCGCCGCCGAGGACGCTCTGATAGAACTCCATCGCCTGGCGGGCTTCGGTGCGGAACGAGAGATACGGGTTGAGAGCAGGCATGAGGACTCCAAGGGTGTGCGAAAGGTGTCACGACCGGCACCGCTGACGCTCAGTCTGCGCCGGGTGCGGAGCCCCCGCAAGAGGGTGGGGCAGGAGTGGCCGGGCTCAGGCCGGCAATGCCTTGACGGCGGCCGTGAGGACCTGGGGAACGGTGGGGACGCCCGTCGCGCGGAAGACCTCGGAGCCGGCGGAGTCGCGGATGATCACGGTCGGCGTGAATCCGATGTCGAGCTTCTCGGCGGCATCCGGGTCCTGTGCGACGTCGATCTCGGTGATCGTGGCAGCCGGGAGGAACCGAGCGGCGTCGGCGAGCACCGCCCGCGTCCGTGTGCACGCCCCGCAGAACGAGGAAGAGACCAGTGTCAGCTCCACGCCCACCTCCTCGGAATCGTCTCGCGTTCCCGAGGTGCAACCGCGGAGCGTGCCGGGCTGTTCCCGCCGTGCTAACCGCGGTCCAGTCCGAAGGTGTGCTTCACGAGAGCCTGCACGTCACGGTCGAGGCCGTCGATGCGGGAGTTCATCGCGCTCATCTCGGCACGCAATCCGCCGATCTCGGCGCGGACTCCGTCGAACTGGGCGCGGACTCCGCCGATCTCCGCGCGGATCACACGAACGAAGAGGGTCGACACGAGGGTGATCACGCCGAGCATCATGACCACGGAGGAGACGATCAGAGTCCAGGTCTGCGGCTCGGTCACGGTGATCACGCTCTCATTCTCGTCGGAGGACTCCATCCTGCCAAGGCCGACATCAGCTGTGCGGGGCCTGGGGACAACACTGTTCGGGCAGGCCCTGTGGAGGAGAGCTGACCCGTCAGTGCCGGCCCGACGCGAGCCAGTCGGCGAACGTCTGCCGCCCGAGCTCCGCATCCGGACCCGGGAGCGCGTGTCCGGCTCTCATCCCCGCCATCTGCGGACCGGGCACGTTCAGCGCCGGGACCCACCCGCGGTAGCCGGCCCGTCGGGCGAACGCACGGATCATCTCCGAGAGCTGCTCCTCGCGCGGTCCGGCGAGGTCGCGGACCCGGCCCTGCGGCTCGGCGACCGCGAGCGCGGCCAGTCGTGCCCCGACCTCCGCGGCCGCGACGGGCTGCGTCCGGGCGTTCGGAGCGAGATGCAGCGGCCCAACCTTCGCGCGCTCGAACATCTGGCCCGCGAACTCGTGGAACTGCGTCGCCCGGAGGATCGTCCAGGGCATCCGCGACGCCTCGACGACCTTCTCCTGCGCGACCTTGCCCGCGTAGTAGTCATAGGGGATGCGATCGATGCCGACGATCGACAGCAGCACGACGTGTCGCACGCCCGCATCCGAGGCCGCCGAGACGAGGTTCCCGGTCGCGGCGGTGAAGAACTCGATCGCGGTGCTCGCCTTGAGTGTCTGGATGCTCGCGACGTCGATGACGGAGTCCGCTCCGGTCAGGGCGGCCTCCAGACCGCGGCCGGTCACCAGGTCGACGCCCTGCGAGCGACTGAGCACGACCGCCTCATGGCCCGCGGCCTCGACGGCCTCGACGGTGTGCCGGCCGACGACGCCGGTGCCTCCTGCCACAGCGATTCTCATGTGCGCTCCCTCGGGGTCTCGGTCCATCCTCTCGCGCGCGGGTGCGATCCCGTTACGATTCCGGAGAAGCGGATCGACCGCTTGACCTTGTCCCGAGGGCAGAGAGCATCGTGAACGCGTGAGCCACTCCACCGACCTCCTCAGCATCGGTCCGTTCTCCGAAGCCGCGCTGCTCTCGCCGAAGGCCCTGCGCCTCTATGAGAAGCGCGGGCTTCTGGTGCCGGAAGCGGTCGACCCGCACAACGGGTACCGCTTCTATCGGGTCGAGCAGGCGAGCAGGGGACGGCTCATCTCCCTGCTGCGGACGGCGGGCATGAGCCTCGACGCGATCCAGGAGGTGCTCGCGATGCCCGACGGCTCCGCGCTCGCCGCCCTCGACGCGTTCCAGGATCAGGTCCGGACGGCCGCGGCGTCGACCGCCACGCTCCTCGACCAGGCGCGCGGCCATTTCGAAGGATCACCGATGAACACGAAGTCCCTCACCTCCACCGTCCGACCGGAGCAGCCCGTGCTGAGCATGCTCGTGACCACCTTCGTGGACGAGCTCGACCGGCGGCTGCGAGCGGCGTACGAGGAGCTGAGTGCGCTCGCCGTCGCGCGCGGCCTCGCCGTCTCCGCCGACCCGTTCGGCATCTTCCACGCCCCGATCACGCCCGAGAGCGACGGTCCGATCGAGGTGTGCCTCCCCGTCGACCGCATCATCGCGGAGACCCCCGCCGGCATCCGCAGCCAGCGGCTGAGCGGCGGAGCCATGGTCGAGGTCACCGTGGAGGGCGAGGACACCGCGTTCCCCGCGATCCTCGCCGCCTACGATCGCGGCTGCGAGTGGATCGACGAACAGGGAGCGACGCGGGTGGGCCCGCCGCGCGAGGTCTGGAACGTGCTCCCGTGGGACGAGACGCGTCCGGCGCGGATGACCGTGGCCTGGCCGTACGCCTGAGCGGGGCACGGGGTGCTCGGTACGATGGCGACTGTGACCACATCGACCGTGCGCCCCGGCATCGCCGAGCGGCTTTCGCAGATGATCCGCATCCCGACGGTCTCGGCCGAGCTCGACGAACGCGGCTCGGGTCCGTTCGAGGAGTTCGTGGCGCTGATCGCCGAGCTCTACCCGCTGGTGCACGAGAGACTGCGACTCGAACGGCACACCGACTTCGGACTCCTGTTCCACTGGGCGGGGAGCGGTGCCGCCGCGGGGGGACCCGTCGTCCTGATGGCGCACTACGACGTCGTCCCGGTCGACGAGAGCGACGCCTGGACGCATCCGCCGTTCGCGGGCGTGATCGCCGACGGCTCGGTCTACGGCCGTGGCGCACTGGACGACAAAGGCCCGCTGATCGTGGTCCTCGAAGCGGTCGAGAACCTGCTCGCCGACGGGTTCGTCCCGCCCCGCGATGTCTACCTCTCCTTCGGCGGGAACGAGGAGACGTACGGTCGCGCGGCGGAGGAGATCGCGCGAGTCCTGCGCGAACGCGGCATCGTGCCGTGGCTGGTGGTCGACGAGGGCGGTGCCGTGGTCGACGCGCCCTTGCCCTTCGTCCCGGGCCGTGCCGCGATGATCGGCGTCGGCGAGAAGGGCGTGATGACGCTCAGGCTGTCGACGCGAGGCGACGGCGGTCACGCCTCCGCACCGCCCTCGCTCACGGCGGTCCGGCGCATCGCCAGGGCCGTCGATCGTCTGGGCCCCACCACGTTCCGTCCCCACGCCTCGAAGGCGATCCTCCGGATGCTGTCGGAGCTGGCCGCGCAGACGCCGGGACCGGCGCGCCACCTGCTGCGGCTGCTCGGCTCCGCGCCCCTGCTGACCGCGCAGGTCTTCGCCGCGCTCGGCGGTGAGCCGGCCGCTCTCGTGCGCACGACCGTCGCCCCGACCATGCAGTCCGGCGGCACAGCGGCGAACGTGCTGCCGTCGCAGGCATCCGCCACGGTCAACCTGCGCATCGCACTGGGGGAGACGACGCAGCAGACCGTGTTCCGCGTGCGTCGGCGCATCCGCGATCCGCTCGTGACGGTCGAGGTCGTCGAGGCCAGCGAGCCGTCGCCGGAGTCGCCCACCGACAACGCCCCGTTCGCCCTGCTGGCCCAGGCGCTCGAGGTCTCGCATCCCGGCGTCCCCGCCGTGCCGTACGTGATGATGGCGGCCACAGATTCGCGGCACTTCCACCGCTTCTCGCCCGCCGTGTACCGCTTCGCGCCGCTGGACATGTCGAACGCCCAGCGCGCGTCGATCCACGGCGTCGACGAGAGCGTGGAGATCGCCGCCCTGGAGCGCGGGGAGCGATTCCATCGGGCGCTGCTCGAACGGCTAGGGTGATCTCACCCTCCCCTCGGAATGTGCCGGGGGACCCGAAGCAGAAGCAGGAGACGCGATGACGCGCACCCGCACCCTGGGCGCCCTCGGCGTCGTCGTCGGCTTCCTCGCCTTCGTGGAGTTCACCAGTGGTGTGCTGCAGGGCTACTACACGCCGATGCTCACCAACATCGCCCGCAACCTCGGGATCCACGACGCCGACGTCAACTGGCTCGAGGGCGCGCAGCTGATGTTGTCGGCGCTGGTCGTCCCGGCCTTCGCGAAGCTCGGCGACATGGTCGGCCACAAGCGGATGCTGCTGATCTCGACCGCCGTCACGGCCGCGGCCGCGCTGGTCCTGCCGTTCACCGACTCCTTCGCGGTGTTCCTCGCCGCCTGGGCGCTGATGGGCTTCTACGTCGTCTGGCTTCCGCTCGAGATCGCCCTGATCTGGTCGCGCTCGCGGCGCATGGAGGGTCGCTCGTCGATCACGGCCAAGGCAGCAGGGCTCCTCGTCGCGGCGCTGGAGGGCGGCGCGATCATCGGCGCCCTGGCCGGCGGCGCCCTCATCGACGTCCTCCCGCTCACGGTCGTGCTCCTCGTCCCCGCCGTGCTCATCGTGGTGTGCTTCTTCGTGATCCTGTTCGGGGTGAAGGAGTCGCCGGAGCCCACGGGCGGCCTGTTCGACACGGTCGGCCTGGTGCTGATCTCCCTCGCGCTGATCTGCTTCACGGGTGGCCTCAGCCTGCTCCGCCTCGAGGGCGGACTGACCAACCCCTGGTCCTGGGCGGTCGTCGTCTTCGGAGTGCTGCTCGTGATCCCATTCGTGCTGTGGGAGCTCCGTTCCGAGGACCCGCTGATCGACGTGCGGATGTTCCGCTCGCCCGCACTCGGCCCGGTGTTCCTCACCGCGGGGCTCTTCGGCGTGAGCGTGCTCGGCGCACAGGCGCCGCTGTCGACGTTCGCCCGCACCGACCCCTCGGTCTACGGCTACGGGCTGGGCACGACCGGCTTCCAGACCTCGCTGATCATCGGCGTCTACCTGATCGCCATGATCGCGGGAGCACTCCTGTTCCCGACGGTCGCACGTCGGGTCACCCCTCGCGTCACGCTGATGGGCGCCTCGGTGCTGGTCGGCATCGGATTCCTGCTCTTCCTCCCGTTCCACGACGCGTACGCGCAGGTCATCACGAACATGGTCGTGGTGGGGCTCGGCTCCGGAGCGCTGGTCGCGGCGCTCCCCGCCGCGGCCGCATCCGCAGCTCCGGCGACGCAGACCGGCGTCGCGACGGGCCTCACCAACTCGGTGAAGACCGTCGGCGGTGCGATCGCCTCGTGCGTGTTCGGCATCGCGCTGCTGCACGGCGTCGCGAGCACGGCGGGGACCACCGAGGGCACGGCCGGGTCGCTCGCCGGTTACTTCACGGTGTGGATCGTCTGCGGTGTGACCGCGCTCGTCGCCGCGGCGATCCTCGTGTTCGTCCCGAAGACCGCGTTCACCGACCGCTCCGTCGAGACCGAGGCAGCGCCGGCGGTCTGACCCTCGGTCGCGTCGGTCGCGTCGGTCTCAGTCGCGGTCGAGGCCGAACGTGCGCTTCACGATGGCCTGCACGTCGCGGTCGAGTCCGTCGATGCGCGTGTTCACGGCATCGAATCGGGCGTTCATCTCGTTGCGGAGCCCGCTGAGCTGACCGTTCATCTCGTTGCGGAGCCCGCCGATCTGGCCGTTCATCTCGTTGCGGAGGCCGCCGAGCTGACCGTTCATCTCACTGCGCAGGCCGCCGATCTCGCTGCGGAGGATCCGGATGAACAGCGTGGTGACGACGGTGAGCATGCCGAACATCAGCGCGGTGAACGACCCGATCATGGTCCAGATCTGCGCGTCGTTCATGAATCCCACATCCTCATCGTCGCATCGTTCCGGCCAGCTTGCCAGGGCGCGCCAGGCGAGGATATCGGTCACTCAGGAGATGGGGAGAAGGTGTTCTCCCGCCCGTTGGTGGAGGAACTGTCAGTCCCCTCCCTGCGGGTTGCGCAGGAGACGGCGGACATCGGCACCGCGCACCGGGCGGAGGGGAGTCCCCCGCCCGGTCCGCTCTCAGTCCCCCTTCACGTTGACGATCTGCCGCAGCGTGTGCCGGATGGAGACCAGGCTCGCGGCATCCGCCATCACCCGGTCGATCGGCTTGTACGCCTGCGGGATCTCGTCGATGAACGCATCCGTGTCACGGAACTCGATCCCCTCCATCGCCTCCCGCAGCTGATCGTGCGTGAACGTCTTCCGGGCCGCCGACCGCGAGTACTCGCGTCCGGCACCGTGCGGGGAGGAGTTCAGCGACTGCCGGTCGCCGAGTCCCTCCACCACGTACGACGCGGTGCCCATCGAGCCGGGGATGAGTCCGGGCCGACCGGCGTCGGCCTGGATGGCGCCCTTCCGCGACACCCACACCTGCCTGCCGTAGTGCTTCTCCGACTCGGTGAAGTTGTGGTGGCAGTTGATGCGCTCCTGCTCATCGACCGGGCGGTCGAGGAACTCGGACACCTGCCGGATGACGCGGTCCATCATCTCCTCCCGGTTCAGCAGGGCGAAGTGCTGTGCCCAGCGGAGCTCCCGGATGTACCGGGTGAACTCCGGAGTCCCCTCGACCAGGTACGCCAGGTCGGGGTCGGGGAGCTCGATCCACCACTGCTTCGCCAGCCTCTGGGCGACGGAGATGTGGTGTCCGGCGATCCGGTTGCCGACACCCCGGGAACCCGAGTGCAGGAACAGCCACACCCGGTCGAGCTCGTCGACCGACACCTCGATGAAGTGGTTGCCCGAGCCGAGCGTGCCCAGCTGCAGGCGCCAGTTCCCCGCATACTTCTCGGGATCGAACTCGGCCGTCTCGGCGAGTGTCTCGAGCTCGGCGATGCGCGGCTCGGCGGTGGCCACGATCTTGCGGTTGTAGCGTCCGGCCGAGAGCGGGATCGCACGCTCGATCTGCTCGCGCAGCTCGGCGAGGTCGCGCCCGTCCAGGTCGCCCCTCGTGAACTGCGTGCGGACGGCGATCATGCCGCAGCCGATGTCGACGCCGACGGCCGCGGGGATGATCGCGCCGAGCGTCGGGATGACCGAGCCGACCGTCGCCCCCTTGCCGAGGTGCGCATCCGGCATCAGCGCCAGGTGCGGGTGGATGAACGGCATGCGAGCCGTGGTGTGCGCCTGATCGAGCGTCTTCTCGTCGATCAGGGACGCCCACGACAGCAGCCGTGCGGAGAGCCTCTCCATGATTCCTTTCCTTGTGGTGATGTGCAGCCACAGGTCAGGGGTCCTCTCCAACGGAAAACGCCCCGGACCTGTCGGTACGGGGCGTTGCGAGAGCGGGTGCTGTCACACGGCGCGTGCCGGAGGATACGACTCGTAGCGGTCATTGCGCTTCGGCTGAAGCTGCAACACCGCTGCGATGGGAAGATTCCGCTGGGCGGTCATCCGTCGACTCCTCGGCTGGCGTGCTGCGCCGGTCGGCACAGCTTTGCCACACTAGGGCCCGACACGCCCGGGCGTCAAGCCGTGTCCCGCGGTGGGTTGTACATGAACTCGACGCGGATGCCGTCCGCGTCTTCGACGAACGAGGCGTAATAGCGCTCCGAATAGCGCGGGTACTCCTTGGGTTCGCGGACGGGGGTCCAGCCGGCGTCGACGGCGACCGCGTGGAGGTGCTCGACCTGCTCACGCGTCGGCACGGCGAAGGCGATGTGCTGCCAGCCGATGCGGCCATGACGATGCGGAGTCGAGTCTTCATCCCACGTGTAGAGGATGATCTCCGTCTCCTCGCCGTTGTGCCACGAGATCGAATGGTCGTTCGCGCCTCCGCTCTGGTATCCGAGAGCGGTGAGGACCGGGTGGAACTGCGCCCGGCCGCGTTCGAGGTCGTCGACGGTGATGCCCAGATGATCCAGAAGAGCCATGCGGCCCAGTCTTCCAGAAAGGGTCGACGACGTCAGGGCGCGATCCGCCCGAATGTGGCGGGGTCGACGGGCCGTTGCCGCCGGGGGAGGTTCTCCACGACGAGGAGGTACGACTCCGTCACCAGCTCGCGGACGAGATCGTGCGGCAGCTTCCCGCCCGGCCGGAGCGTGATCCAGTGCTTCTTGTTCATGTGATAGCCGGGGATGATGTCATCGAACTGCCGGCGAAGCGCGTCGCCGTCTTCGGGCGCCGCCTTGAGGGTCACGATCTCCGCGCCGGTGGTCGACGTGAGCAGCATGAAGACCTTGTCGCGCACCTTGAAGACGTCCCATTCGGGGCCGAAGGGATGCTCGAGCCGAGACCCGGGCAACTCCTCGGCGCGATCGCGCGCGCACTGTTGCAGACGGTCGCCTTTCATGGCACTCCAACCTCGAGACAGCGAGAACCGTGATGCGACCACGGTACCCACGCCCACGGTACCCACCCCCACGGACAGAGCCGCTAGTGCGGGGCGTGGTACTCGGCCTCGCCGCGCTTCCAGTAGCCCTTCACCACGGCGTTCGCGGTGTCGACGCCCCAACGGTCGAGCAGTGCGCGGCCGGGCTTGACGATCGACTGCTCGGCCGCGATGAAGACGAACGGATCGGACCCCACCACGTCGTCGGCGGTCAGCGTCTCGAGGAAGGCGATGAGGGCGGAGCCGGAGGGTGCTTCGCCGCGGTGCAGCCACTCGATGTCGACCGGTGCTTCGATGTCGATCTCGCGGCCCTCGTTGACCGTCTCGATCACGATGCGCGCGGGGGTGCCCTCGGGAATCAGCGCGGCGAAGCGGCGGATCGCGGGGATCGCGGTCTCGTCGCCGACCAGCAGCCAGGAGTCGGGCTCGCCGGTCAGCACCGCCGACCCGCGAGGGCCGCCGACGCCGATCATGGAGCCGAGTGGCGCGGTCGCGGCCCAGGGGGCGGCGACGCCCTGATCGCCGTGCACCGCGAACTCGACGTCGAGCCAGTCCTCGCCCCACGCGAGCGGCGTGTACTCCCGGCTCGGCGAGGCGCGAAGCTCGTCGACGGAGTCGGTGGGGCCGGCGGGGAAGAACAGGCGCATGTGGTCGTCGGAGCCGAGGGAGTCGAAGCCTGCGAGGTCGGAGCCGGTCAGGCGCACGCGCACGAAGTCCGGTGCCAGCCATTCACGGGCGCTCAGGGTCACGTTGCGGAAGCGCAGCTCGAGGCCGCGACGCTCGATCGAGAAGCCGGATTTCGTATCGCTCATGAAGTAAGGCTAACCTAAATATGACGAGGGAAGGTGACCCTAACCTCGTCCTTCCGGCGCCCATGTGTGCGCACCGATCCCGCAGAACAGGAGTCTCTCCATGTCCGTGCCCAGGACCCTCACCGCCACGAGCGCCGCGCTCGTCGGCCTCCTCGCCCTCGCCGGCTGCGCCTCCGGCGGCACCGCCGAACCCGAGAAGACCGAATCCTCCGCGGCATCCGTCACGATCGAGGACAACACCGGCACGCACGAGGTCGCGACCCCTCCGAAGTCCGTCGTCGCCCTCGACAACCGCACGTTCCAGACGCTCTCCGACTGGGGCGTCGAGCTCTCCGCCGGCGCCGTCGCGCTGATGCCCGAGACCGTGTCGTATGTGAAGGACGACGGCATCGTCGACATCGGACTGCACAGCGAGCCCAACCTCGAAGCCGTCGTCGCGGTCGAGCCCGACCTGATCATCAGCGGTCAGCGCTTCACGCAGCACAACGCGGCCATCGCCGACCTCGTGCCCGACGCCACGATCATCGACCTCGAGCCGCGCGAGGGCGAGCCCTTCGATGAGGAGCTCAAGCGCCAGGTCACCGTCCTCGGCGAGATCTTCGGCAAGCAGGACGAGGCCGAGAAGCTCGTGAGCGACTTCGACGCCGCGGTCGAGCGCGCCAAGGCCGCGTACGACGACGCCGACACCGTCATGGCCGTGAACACGTCCGGCGGAGAGATCGGCTACCTCGCCCCGACCGTCGGTCGCTCGCTCGGACCGATCTACGACATCCTC
Coding sequences:
- a CDS encoding VOC family protein, which gives rise to MPALNPYLSFRTEARQAMEFYQSVLGGDLDISVFGDFPDMVQDPSQKDLVMHAQLNTPDGLVLMGSDSPDGMPYEKPQGFSVSLSGNTQDTTRAVWDRLSDGATITMPLDVPPWGGLFGMLIDRFGIPWMLHGDPEE
- a CDS encoding glutaredoxin family protein — encoded protein: MELTLVSSSFCGACTRTRAVLADAARFLPAATITEIDVAQDPDAAEKLDIGFTPTVIIRDSAGSEVFRATGVPTVPQVLTAAVKALPA
- a CDS encoding SDR family oxidoreductase gives rise to the protein MRIAVAGGTGVVGRHTVEAVEAAGHEAVVLSRSQGVDLVTGRGLEAALTGADSVIDVASIQTLKASTAIEFFTAATGNLVSAASDAGVRHVVLLSIVGIDRIPYDYYAGKVAQEKVVEASRMPWTILRATQFHEFAGQMFERAKVGPLHLAPNARTQPVAAAEVGARLAALAVAEPQGRVRDLAGPREEQLSEMIRAFARRAGYRGWVPALNVPGPQMAGMRAGHALPGPDAELGRQTFADWLASGRH
- a CDS encoding MerR family transcriptional regulator encodes the protein MSHSTDLLSIGPFSEAALLSPKALRLYEKRGLLVPEAVDPHNGYRFYRVEQASRGRLISLLRTAGMSLDAIQEVLAMPDGSALAALDAFQDQVRTAAASTATLLDQARGHFEGSPMNTKSLTSTVRPEQPVLSMLVTTFVDELDRRLRAAYEELSALAVARGLAVSADPFGIFHAPITPESDGPIEVCLPVDRIIAETPAGIRSQRLSGGAMVEVTVEGEDTAFPAILAAYDRGCEWIDEQGATRVGPPREVWNVLPWDETRPARMTVAWPYA
- a CDS encoding M20/M25/M40 family metallo-hydrolase, producing the protein MTTSTVRPGIAERLSQMIRIPTVSAELDERGSGPFEEFVALIAELYPLVHERLRLERHTDFGLLFHWAGSGAAAGGPVVLMAHYDVVPVDESDAWTHPPFAGVIADGSVYGRGALDDKGPLIVVLEAVENLLADGFVPPRDVYLSFGGNEETYGRAAEEIARVLRERGIVPWLVVDEGGAVVDAPLPFVPGRAAMIGVGEKGVMTLRLSTRGDGGHASAPPSLTAVRRIARAVDRLGPTTFRPHASKAILRMLSELAAQTPGPARHLLRLLGSAPLLTAQVFAALGGEPAALVRTTVAPTMQSGGTAANVLPSQASATVNLRIALGETTQQTVFRVRRRIRDPLVTVEVVEASEPSPESPTDNAPFALLAQALEVSHPGVPAVPYVMMAATDSRHFHRFSPAVYRFAPLDMSNAQRASIHGVDESVEIAALERGERFHRALLERLG
- a CDS encoding MFS transporter codes for the protein MTRTRTLGALGVVVGFLAFVEFTSGVLQGYYTPMLTNIARNLGIHDADVNWLEGAQLMLSALVVPAFAKLGDMVGHKRMLLISTAVTAAAALVLPFTDSFAVFLAAWALMGFYVVWLPLEIALIWSRSRRMEGRSSITAKAAGLLVAALEGGAIIGALAGGALIDVLPLTVVLLVPAVLIVVCFFVILFGVKESPEPTGGLFDTVGLVLISLALICFTGGLSLLRLEGGLTNPWSWAVVVFGVLLVIPFVLWELRSEDPLIDVRMFRSPALGPVFLTAGLFGVSVLGAQAPLSTFARTDPSVYGYGLGTTGFQTSLIIGVYLIAMIAGALLFPTVARRVTPRVTLMGASVLVGIGFLLFLPFHDAYAQVITNMVVVGLGSGALVAALPAAAASAAPATQTGVATGLTNSVKTVGGAIASCVFGIALLHGVASTAGTTEGTAGSLAGYFTVWIVCGVTALVAAAILVFVPKTAFTDRSVETEAAPAV
- a CDS encoding RtcB family protein, with protein sequence MERLSARLLSWASLIDEKTLDQAHTTARMPFIHPHLALMPDAHLGKGATVGSVIPTLGAIIPAAVGVDIGCGMIAVRTQFTRGDLDGRDLAELREQIERAIPLSAGRYNRKIVATAEPRIAELETLAETAEFDPEKYAGNWRLQLGTLGSGNHFIEVSVDELDRVWLFLHSGSRGVGNRIAGHHISVAQRLAKQWWIELPDPDLAYLVEGTPEFTRYIRELRWAQHFALLNREEMMDRVIRQVSEFLDRPVDEQERINCHHNFTESEKHYGRQVWVSRKGAIQADAGRPGLIPGSMGTASYVVEGLGDRQSLNSSPHGAGREYSRSAARKTFTHDQLREAMEGIEFRDTDAFIDEIPQAYKPIDRVMADAASLVSIRHTLRQIVNVKGD
- a CDS encoding VOC family protein, which produces MALLDHLGITVDDLERGRAQFHPVLTALGYQSGGANDHSISWHNGEETEIILYTWDEDSTPHRHGRIGWQHIAFAVPTREQVEHLHAVAVDAGWTPVREPKEYPRYSERYYASFVEDADGIRVEFMYNPPRDTA
- a CDS encoding MmcQ/YjbR family DNA-binding protein; this translates as MKGDRLQQCARDRAEELPGSRLEHPFGPEWDVFKVRDKVFMLLTSTTGAEIVTLKAAPEDGDALRRQFDDIIPGYHMNKKHWITLRPGGKLPHDLVRELVTESYLLVVENLPRRQRPVDPATFGRIAP
- a CDS encoding siderophore-interacting protein — encoded protein: MSDTKSGFSIERRGLELRFRNVTLSAREWLAPDFVRVRLTGSDLAGFDSLGSDDHMRLFFPAGPTDSVDELRASPSREYTPLAWGEDWLDVEFAVHGDQGVAAPWAATAPLGSMIGVGGPRGSAVLTGEPDSWLLVGDETAIPAIRRFAALIPEGTPARIVIETVNEGREIDIEAPVDIEWLHRGEAPSGSALIAFLETLTADDVVGSDPFVFIAAEQSIVKPGRALLDRWGVDTANAVVKGYWKRGEAEYHAPH
- a CDS encoding siderophore ABC transporter substrate-binding protein translates to MSVPRTLTATSAALVGLLALAGCASGGTAEPEKTESSAASVTIEDNTGTHEVATPPKSVVALDNRTFQTLSDWGVELSAGAVALMPETVSYVKDDGIVDIGLHSEPNLEAVVAVEPDLIISGQRFTQHNAAIADLVPDATIIDLEPREGEPFDEELKRQVTVLGEIFGKQDEAEKLVSDFDAAVERAKAAYDDADTVMAVNTSGGEIGYLAPTVGRSLGPIYDILGLTPALEVEDASDDHQGDEISVEAIAASNPDWILVLDRDAVFAADTPDYVQAAEILESSEALTGVTAVKEKQIVYMPTDTYLNEGIQTYTTFLNDLADALEK